In Oryza sativa Japonica Group chromosome 1, ASM3414082v1, the genomic stretch TGGATAACGGGCATAGAAGAAATCAAAGAGGAACCCAAGCTCGGCCTCGACCACCCGGTACGCCCTATCGAGGTCTTGGTCATCGGCGAGGAGCCCCTTGACGACGAAGTCCCATGACTTGCCTTCTTGGAAAGGGAGGGCAAAACGACCAACATGATCGACGGCAAACCTTAACCTGAGCATCTTGAAGAGGGCGAAGGACAGGCATAggtcccgccgccgcgccacaccTTGATCCCTTCGACCGTCGCTCAACTTCAGCAGTTTCCCTTTGCATTGCCAGACCTTCTCGACATCCACCGTCTCCGGAACCCCGTAGGCTACCTGTTTGACTTGCTGCCCGAACTCCACCTTCTCCACCTCTTTGCCATCGACGAGGTAGATGTACTCCTTCATGGTTTCGGGGTCATAGTTGCCCTTACAAGATCGGACGCCGGTGCTGCTCGGTGGCTCATGCTCTATGTAATCCAACACGACCTGGTTCTCCTTGGTGAGCCCACGGGAGCGATTCGTCGACAGGTACGCCTTGACCCTCAACCCCAACCGCACCACGCTCAAGCTCCAGATATAGttggccatatggcccgaggcccgaTGGCCCAGCCCATGGCACGGgaatttggcccggcccaagcacggcacggcccggtagCAATCGGGCCCATGCCGGCCCGGCATGACTAttgggccatgcctgggcctaTGGCTGggcacggtgggccggcccggcacggcacggacCGAGgtcggcacgatgggccggcccggcacggcacggcccaacgGTCGGCACGACCACGGCCCGTACCAACGGTAGGCACGAGCACGGCCCAGCCCAACAGACAGCCAGGCCGCGCCGTGTGCGCCCGCATATATAAGCCagcgagcgccgcccctcccctccccagtcCCCTCTCGCCTCTCGCTCTCCGCCTCTCCGCCTCTCcgcctaaccctaaccctagccgccaccgcTCAACCGCCTCCGCCGATCCGCCTCCGACGCTCCACCGCCCactagatctcctcctccaccgtccgCCGCTCACTCACTCAGGGCCTCAGGCGCGCACCGGTGAGACTCACCGAGTCGCCTCCCTTCCACTCTTCCAGATCCAGCCTTCCTCTTCGTCTCCGATCGATGCCTCGCCTGACTCGCATGAGGGGCGCATGAGGATGGGGGCCACCGGCCACGCATGGTCGCCTGAGTCATCGTCCTTCCACTCTTCCAGATCCAGCCTTCCTCTTCGTCTCTTTCCCTTTTGTTCTTCTTCGCCAGATCCCTTGGTCTTCTCGTAGATCTCTGAGCCTATCGTCTTCAACGGCAACTCTGGTGCTCCGGCTGCGCAGTTACAAGCATGGAAccatcatttttcttttttttttctccatttccGACCCTAACCTTGAGTGTTGTTGGCTGCTTGCAGGTCGCAAGCCCGTTGCTTAGCGGCAGCCGCCGTTGAGGGACCAGAGTGCCTGCGATGGACGACGATCCTACCTCTGTCAACTACGAGTTGAGGACTATGGGGATGCGcggtgatgacgatgatgatgtgGAGGAGGATCGTGTGGAGGTGTTCGGCAATACCTCCGACATCCCGATCCATGTGAATGTCGATGACGACGACCCGCCGGTCGACGACAGTGGCAATGGGACGCCGACTGGCTCTAGTGCGACTTGTACCAACAAGAAGACCAAAACCTCCAAGGTATGGGATGACTTTGAGGAACTTTATGAAACGACCAATGGTAATAGGGTTCGAGTCTCTGCTAAATGCAATTACTGTCATAAAACTTTGAGTGCTCGTTCTTCTGCTGGCACTGGACATTTGCTTAGGCATATTAAGTCATGCAAACCTAGAAAGCTTGGGTCTAATGCTTTGCCTCAGTCCATGCTTAGATTTAGTGCAGATGGTTCTGTTATTCCATGGGAATATAGTCCTGAAGTTGCTAGGTTTGAATTGTGTAGATTGATTGCTAGAGAGGATCTTCCAATCAGTTTTGGTCAATCTCCTGCTTTTGTGAACTATATTAAGGTTGCTCATAACCCTAGATTTGTTCCTGTCTCTAGACAAACTACTACCAGAGATTTTTATAAGTTGTTTAAGGATCGTCGTTCTGTTATTATTGATCGTCTCAATTCTGCTAGCTCTATTGCTTTGACATCTGATATATGGTCTGGTCATGCTAAGGAAGATTATTTGAGTGTTGTAGATCACTTTGTTAGTTCTGATTGGCAATTAGAAAAGAGGGTCTTGGGTCTTAGGCTTATTGATGAGTCacatactggtgctaatattgcTGAGCGTGTGATTGCTGTTGCTGAAGAATATGGTATTACTGATAAGGTTTTCTCTATTACATTAGACAATGCTTCTGCTAATTCTAAAGCTATGGACACCCTTACTCCTGCTCTGTCTGGTTATATTGGTGATTTATTTTTGCATCAACGCTGTGCATGTCATATCATCAATTTGATTGTTAAGGCTGGACTTGACAAGTTCAAGCCCATGCTAAATGACATTAGAGCTGCCATTTCATTCTTGAATGCATCTAATCAGCGCATTGCTACATATAAAAATGTTTGCATTGCTGCGGGTTATCGTCCTCGTATGTTTGGTTTGGACATGGATGTTAGATGGAATTCAACTTATCTAATGCTTAAGCATCTCATACCACATAGGGAACCATTCACAGTATTTATTAGTACACAACATCCTTTTGTTAATGACCATCCATTACTCACAGACTTACATTGGGCATGTGCTGAATCTGTTTTGTGTTTCCTTGAACAATTTTATGATTCAACTGTTGTTTTGTCTGGTGTTTATTATCCAACATCTCCATTAATCATGCATCACATTTTAGAGATTGCTGGACATCTAAACACATATGGCAATGTTCAAAACCTTGCAAATGTTGTTGGTCCCATGAAAACTAAGTTTATGAACTACTGGTCTAAAATTCCAATTCTTTATTCATTTGCATTTATCTTGGACCCTAGGGCCAAGATTAGGGGGTTTAGTAAAGTGCTTCAGATTATGGCTCAACTCATTGGTGATGATTACTCTGCTTATTTAACAACTGTTAGAGCTTCATTGTCTGATACTTTTGCTAAGTATGAAAGAAAGTTTGGTTCTGTTAGATTGCATAGTTCCACTATTCCAGGCCCTTCCACTGGTAAGAAAAGGACTGCATGGGGGAAGATTTTTGgttctgttgttgctgctgggCTTGGTGCTGGTAATGCAGGTGCCAGTCCAGGTGCTGGTAATGCTGGTGCCAGTTCAGGTGCTGGGCTTGGTGCTGGTAATGCTGGTGCCAGTCCAGGTGCTGGGCTTGGTGCTGGTTCATTATCCAGGATGACATCTGCTACTGCTTTGCTTCAGGCAGCTTCTTCAACTGCTAATCTCAATCCTTCTGAACTGTCTGCATATCTTGACAGTGACACTGTCAACCAATATGATGATGACTTCAATATCCTTAGTTGGTGGCAACAGCACAAACTAACTTATCATGTTCTTTCAATCTTAGCTAAAGATGTTATGACTGTTCCTGTTTCTACTATATCGTCCGAGTCTACTTTTAGCTTAACTGGCAGGATCATCGAGGACCGTCGGCGGCGTCTAAACCATAGGCTGGTGGAAATTCTGGCAGTGATCAAGGACTGGGAGCTAGCAGATGCAAAAAGTCAGCATACTACTGAGAATGTGGAGCTTCAAAATGCTTATGAGAATATGTATCTTGATGATGAAATTGATGTAAACCCTTGAACTGGATGATTGTAATTGATATGAACATTTTAGCTATGGGCTGTACTCTTTTCCTTTCTAGGGTTTTCTCACGAGGTGTGTGTTTTTACCTAGAaaggtttttaacgaggcacCATTGCATAATCACAGCTTATATAAACCCCTTTTATATTCTAACTTTCTGAGGTTTGTGATTCTAAGATGGACTTGATGGAAAATAGTAGATGACTTGATGTATGcatttgatgaattgatttgaaCTGATTGTAAATCTGTGAGACTGTGACTTGATGAATTGGTGACTTGAAGAATTGTTCATTTGTTTGTAAATCTGTGCTTGTAAATCTGTGACGTGATGTATGCATGATTTGATGAACTGGTGACTTGATGAATTGTTTGTGATTCTTTGACTTATTTGATGAATTAC encodes the following:
- the LOC136353625 gene encoding zinc finger BED domain-containing protein DAYSLEEPER-like — protein: MDDDPTSVNYELRTMGMRGDDDDDVEEDRVEVFGNTSDIPIHVNVDDDDPPVDDSGNGTPTGSSATCTNKKTKTSKVWDDFEELYETTNGNRVRVSAKCNYCHKTLSARSSAGTGHLLRHIKSCKPRKLGSNALPQSMLRFSADGSVIPWEYSPEVARFELCRLIAREDLPISFGQSPAFVNYIKVAHNPRFVPVSRQTTTRDFYKLFKDRRSVIIDRLNSASSIALTSDIWSGHAKEDYLSVVDHFVSSDWQLEKRVLGLRLIDEQCFC